The genomic DNA AAGAAGGCGAAACGCAAAAAGAAAAAGAAAATACAGCGTCCGAAGATCTGCCGTTTGACGGTGGATCGCGTAGTCCACATCGACTACAAAGACGTCGCCATGCTGAAGCACTACATCACCGAGCGCGGCAAGATCATCCCCGCACGCATCACCGGCGCCTCCGCGAAGCACCAGCGCATGCTGACCCGCGCGATCAAGCTGGCCCGGCAGATTTCCCTGCTTCCCTTTTCGGCGGACTGATGCACTCGATCCTGGCACAGGCGGAGTGAACCATGAAGCCCGGTGTCCAACGGTGCGTGACGTTGTTTGTGCTGGCCTTCCTGTTTATGGCGGTCAGCGCAATCCCCA from Candidatus Hydrogenedentota bacterium includes the following:
- a CDS encoding 30S ribosomal protein S18, encoding MAKISAKAKAKVRAKKAKRKKKKKIQRPKICRLTVDRVVHIDYKDVAMLKHYITERGKIIPARITGASAKHQRMLTRAIKLARQISLLPFSAD